In Rhineura floridana isolate rRhiFlo1 chromosome 22, rRhiFlo1.hap2, whole genome shotgun sequence, a single genomic region encodes these proteins:
- the S100A13 gene encoding protein S100-A13, with amino-acid sequence MASGELTELEKAIDKIVQIFFMYTTQEGKKGTLTAGEFKELVTLQLPNLMKDVGDLDEKMRSLDVNNDQELKFGEYWRLIGELAKDIKREKVGKKK; translated from the exons ATGGCCAGTGGGGAATTGACAGAGCTGGAGAAGGCCATCGACAAAATCGTCCAAATCTTCTTCATGTACACAACCCAAGAGGGCAAGAAGGGGACGCTGACGGCTGGCGAGTTCAAGGAGCTTGTGACTTTGCAGCTCCCAAACCTCATGAAG GATGTTGGCGATCTCGACGAGAAGATGAGGAGCCTGGATGTCAACAACGACCAGGAGCTGAAATTTGGAGAGTACTGGCGGCTCATCGGGGAGCTGGCCAAGGACATCAAGAGGGAGAAAGTGGGGAAGAAGAAGTGA